From Nostoc flagelliforme CCNUN1, a single genomic window includes:
- a CDS encoding SDR family NAD(P)-dependent oxidoreductase: protein MVQDKLKNKVALITGANKGLGLEMSRQLGQHGLTILIAARSLDAAKTAASNLENEGVIAHPIALDITDSTQIEFAVQQISDSFGRLDVLINNAGVFLDGDWLTSNPVFLTSFPALMEQRSGAEGIELGTLNSPTSEPAPLHPCTSAGFERCGEKSGLRVG, encoded by the coding sequence ATGGTGCAGGACAAACTAAAGAACAAAGTAGCTTTGATTACTGGTGCCAATAAAGGTCTGGGGCTGGAAATGAGTCGTCAACTCGGACAACATGGATTGACAATTCTGATAGCAGCTCGTAGTTTAGATGCGGCTAAAACAGCAGCAAGTAACTTGGAGAATGAAGGAGTTATAGCTCACCCAATTGCCCTTGATATCACTGATAGTACTCAAATTGAATTTGCCGTTCAACAGATTAGTGACTCTTTTGGTAGGCTTGATGTCTTGATCAATAACGCAGGTGTGTTTTTAGATGGTGACTGGTTAACCAGTAATCCCGTATTTCTCACAAGCTTCCCTGCTTTGATGGAGCAGAGGTCTGGGGCAGAGGGGATTGAACTTGGCACATTGAACTCTCCCACTAGCGAACCTGCACCCCTGCACCCCTGCACAAGCGCAGGCTTTGAAAGGTGTGGTGAGAAATCCGGGCTAAGAGTCGGATAG
- a CDS encoding exopolysaccharide biosynthesis protein, with translation MNTQILLVQNPETSDNALRMSEVLQRFLEKHQGDEVRLRDLFNEMENRAFASTLLLCALPEALPLPIAGISALVAMPLMLVSGQLVLGFQKPWLPDWVLDQPFKQEHSQQVISATIPFLEKLEYFFEPRWPLFTSPEAERCVGVILLFLSLIIALPIPFGNMLPAIIIVLICLGLIEKDGLIIAISGIVAGITPALLLLIL, from the coding sequence TTGAATACACAAATACTCTTGGTTCAAAACCCTGAAACTTCTGACAACGCTCTGCGAATGTCTGAAGTGTTGCAACGATTTCTGGAAAAGCATCAAGGTGATGAGGTACGCCTACGGGATTTGTTTAACGAGATGGAGAATCGGGCGTTTGCTTCAACACTGCTTCTTTGCGCTTTGCCTGAAGCCTTACCTCTGCCAATTGCGGGAATTTCTGCCCTGGTTGCCATGCCCTTAATGCTGGTTTCAGGTCAGTTAGTACTCGGATTCCAAAAGCCCTGGCTGCCCGACTGGGTACTAGATCAGCCCTTTAAACAAGAACACTCTCAGCAGGTTATTTCCGCAACCATCCCTTTTCTAGAAAAGCTGGAATACTTTTTTGAGCCTCGATGGCCATTGTTTACTAGCCCGGAAGCTGAACGGTGTGTTGGTGTAATTTTGTTATTCCTCAGCTTGATCATTGCTCTACCAATTCCTTTTGGTAATATGCTTCCAGCAATTATCATCGTTTTGATCTGTCTTGGCTTGATTGAAAAAGACGGGCTGATAATTGCAATTAGTGGTATAGTTGCTGGCATCACTCCAGCACTTCTATTGTTAATCCTGTAA